From a single Saimiri boliviensis isolate mSaiBol1 chromosome 7, mSaiBol1.pri, whole genome shotgun sequence genomic region:
- the COL2A1 gene encoding collagen alpha-1(II) chain isoform X1 has product MIRLGAPQTLVLLTLLVAAVLRCQGQDVQEAGSCVQDGQRYNDKDVWKPEPCRICVCDTGTVLCDDIICEDVKDCLSPEIPFGECCPICPTDLATASGQPGPKGQKGEPGDIKDIVGPKGPPGPQGPAGEQGPRGDRGDKGEKGAPGPRGRDGEPGTPGNPGPPGPPGPPGPPGLGGNFAAQMAGGFDDKAGGAQMGVMQGPMGPMGPRGPPGPAGAPGPQGFQGNPGEPGEPGVSGPMGPRGPPGPPGKPGDDGEAGKPGKAGERGPPGPQGARGFPGTPGLPGVKGHRGYPGLDGAKGEAGAPGVKGESGSPGENGSPGPMGPRGLPGERGRTGPAGAAGARGNDGQPGPAGPPGPVGPAGGPGFPGAPGAKGEAGPTGARGPEGAQGPRGEPGTPGSPGPAGASGNPGTDGIPGAKGSAGAPGIAGAPGFPGPRGPPGPQGATGPLGPKGQTGEPGIAGFKGEQGPKGEPGPAGPQGAPGPAGEEGKRGARGEPGGVGPIGPPGERGAPGNRGFPGQDGLAGPKGAPGERGPSGLAGPKGANGDPGRPGEPGLPGARGLTGRPGDAGPQGKVGPSGAPGEDGRPGPPGPQGARGQPGVMGFPGPKGANGEPGKAGEKGLPGAPGLRGLPGKDGETGAAGPPGPAGPAGERGEQGAPGPSGFQGLPGPPGPPGEGGKPGDQGVPGEAGAPGLVGPRGERGFPGERGNPGAQGLQGPRGLPGTPGTDGPKGASGPAGPPGAQGPPGLQGMPGERGAAGIAGPKGDRGDVGEKGPEGAPGKDGGRGLTGPIGPPGPAGANGEKGEVGPPGPAGSAGARGAPGERGETGPPGPAGFAGPPGADGQPGAKGEQGEAGQKGDAGAPGPQGPSGAPGPQGPTGVTGPKGARGAQGPPGATGFPGAAGRVGPPGSNGNPGPPGPPGPSGKDGPKGARGDSGPPGRAGDPGLQGPAGPPGEKGEPGDDGPSGADGPPGPQGLAGQRGIVGLPGQRGERGFPGLPGPSGEPGKQGAPGASGDRGPPGPVGPPGLTGPAGEPGREGSPGADGPPGRDGAAGVKGDRGETGAAGAPGAPGPPGSPGPAGPTGKQGDRGEAGAQGPMGPSGPAGARGIPGPQGPRGDKGEAGEPGERGLKGHRGFTGLQGLPGPPGPSGDQGASGPAGPSGPRGPPGPVGPSGKDGANGIPGPIGPPGPRGRSGETGPAGPPGNPGPPGPPGPPGPGIDMSAFAGLGQREKGPDPLQYMRADQAAGGLRQHDAEVDATLKSLNNQIESIRSPEGSRKNPARTCRDLKLCHPEWKSGDYWIDPNQGCTLDAMKVFCNMETGETCVYPNPANVPKKNWWSSKSKEKKHIWFGETINGGFHFSYGDDNLAPNTANVQMTFLRLLSTEGSQNITYHCKNSIAYLDEAAGNLKKALLIQGSNDVEIRAEGNSRFTYTALKDGCTKHTGKWGKTVIEYRSQKTSRLPIIDIAPMDIGGPEQEFGVDIGPVCFL; this is encoded by the exons AGGAGGCTGGCAGCTGTGTGCAGGATGGGCAGAGGTATAATGATAAGGATGTGTGGAAGCCGGAGCCCTGCCGGATCTGTGTCTGTGACACTGGGACTGTCCTCTGCGACGACATAATCTGTGAAGATGTGAAAGACTGCCTCAGCCCTGAGATCCCCTTCGGAGAGTGCTGCCCCATCTGCCCAACTGACCTCGCCACTGCCAGTg GGCAACCAGGACCAAAG GGGCAGAAAGGAGAACCTGGAGACATCAAGGAT ATTGTAGGACCCAAAGGACCTCCTGGGCCTCAG GGACCTGCAGGGGAACAAGGACCCAGAGGGGATCGTGGTGACAAAGGTGAAAAA GGTGCACCTGGACCTCGTGGCAGAGATGGAGAACCTGGGACCCCTGGAAATCCTGGCCCCCCTGGCCCTCCTGGCCCCCCTGGCCCCCCTGGTCTTGGTGGA AACTTTGCTGCCCAGATGGCTGGAGGATTTGATGACAAGGCTGGTGGTGCTCAGATGGGAGTAATGCAAGGACCAATG GGCCCCATGGGACCTCGAGGACCTCCAGGCCCTGCAGGTGCTCCC gGGCCTCAAGGATTTCAAGGCAATCCTGGTGAACCTGGTGAACCTGGCGTCTCT GGTCCCATGGGTCCCCGTGGTCCTCCTGGTCCCCCTGGAAAGCCTGGTGATGAT GGCGAAGCTGGAAAACCTGGAAAAGCTGGTGAAAGAGGTCCTCCAGGTCCTCAG GGTGCTCGCGGCTTCCCAGGAACCCCAGGCCTTCCTGGTGTCAAAGGTCACAGA GGTTATCCAGGCCTGGACGGTGCTAAGGGAGAGGCGGGCGCCCCTGGTGTGAAG GGTGAGAGTGGTTCCCCCGGCGAGAACGGTTCTCCGGGCCCAATG GGTCCTCGTGGTCTGCCAGGTGAAAGAGGACGGACTGGCCCTGCTGGTGCTGCG GGTGCCCGGGGCAACGATGGTCAGCCAGGCCCTGCAGGGCCTCCG GGTCCCGTCGGTCCTGCTGGTGGTCCTGGCTTCCCTGGTGCTCCTGGAGCCAAG GGTGAAGCTGGCCCCACTGGTGCCCGTGGTCCTGAAGGTGCTCAAGGTCCTCGTGGTGAACCCGGTACTCCTGGGTCCCCTGGGCCTGCTGGTGCCTCT GGTAACCCTGGAACAGATGGAATTCCTGGAGCCAAAGGATCTGCT GGTGCTCCTGGCATTGCTGGTGCtcctggcttccctgggccacggGGTCCTCCTGGCCCTCAAGGTGCAACTGGTCCTCTGGGCCCGAAAGGTCAGACG GGTGAACCTGGTATTGCTGGCTTCAAAGGTGAACAAGGCCCCAAGGGAGAACCT GGCCCTGCTGGCCCCCAGGGAGCCCCTGGACCCGCTGGTGAAGAAGGCAAGAGAGGTGCCCGTGGAGAGCCTGGTGGCGTTGGGCCCATTGGTCCTCCCGGAGAAAGA GGTGCTCCTGGCAACCGCGGTTTCCCAGGTCAAGATGGTCTGGCAGGTCCCAAG GGAGCCCCTGGAGAGCGAGGGCCCAGTGGCCTTGCTGGCCCCAAGGGAGCCAATGGTGACCCTGGCCGTCCCGGAGAACCTGGCCTTCCTGGAGCCcgg GGTCTCACTGGCCGCCCTGGTGATGCTGGTCCTCAAGGCAAAGTTGGCCCTTCT GGGGCCCCTGGTGAAGATGGTCGTCCTGGACCTCCAGGTCCTCAGGGTGCTCGTGGGCAGCCTGGTGTCATGGGTTTCCCTGGCCCCAAAGGTGCCAAT GGTGAGCCTGGCAAAGCTGGTGAGAAGGGACTGCCTGGTGCTCCTGGTCTGAGA GGTCTTCCTGGCAAAGATGGTGAGACAGGTGCCGCTGGACCCCCTGGCCCTGCA GGACCTGCTGGTGAACGAGGCGAGCAAGGTGCTCCTGGGCCATCTGGGTTCCAG GGACTTCCTGGCCCTCCTGGTCCCCCAGGTGAAGGTGGAAAACCAGGTGACCAG GGTGTTCCCGGTGAAGCTGGAGCCCCTGGCCTCGTGGGTCCCAGG GGTGAACGAGGTTTCCCAGGTGAACGTGGCAATCCTGGTGCCCAGGGCCTCCAGGGTCCCCGTGGCCTCCCCGGCACTCCTGGCACTGATGGTCCGAAA GGTGCATCTGGCCCAGCAGGCCCCCCTGGGGCTCAGGGCCCTCCAGGTCTTCAGGGAATGCCCGGCGAGAGGGGAGCAGCTGGTATTGCTGGGCCCAAGGGTGACAGG GGTGATGTTGGTGAGAAAGGTCCCGAGGGAGCCCCTGGAAAGGATGGTGGGCGA GGTCTGACAGGTCCCATTGGCCCCCCTGGCCCGGCTGGTGCTAACGGTGAGAAG GGAGAAGTTGGACCTCCTGGTCCTGCAGGAAGTGCTGGTGCTCGTGGCGCTCCG GGTGAACGTGGAGAGACTGGACCCCCTGGACCAGCAGGATTTGCTGGGCCTCCT GGTGCTGATGGCCAGCCTGGGGCCAAGGGTGAGCAAGGAGAGGCTGGCCAGAAAGGTGACGCTGGTGCCCCTGGTCCTCAGGGCCCCTCTGGAGCGCCTGGGCCTCAG gGTCCTACTGGAGTGACTGGTCCTAAAGGAGCCCGAGGTGCCCAAGGTCCCCCG GGAGCCACAGGATTCCCTGGAGCTGCTGGCCGCGTTGGACCCCCAGGCTCCAAT GGCAACCCTGGACCCCCTGGTCCCCCTGGTCCTTCTGGAAAAGATGGTCCCAAAGGTGCTCGAGGAGACAGCGGTCCCCCTGGCCGAGCTGGTGACCCCGGCCTCCAAGGTCCTGCTGGACCCCCTGGCGAGAAGGGAGAGCCTGGAGATGACGGCCCCTCT GGTGCCGATGGTCCACCAGGTCCCCAGGGTCTGGCTGGTCAGAGAGGCATCGTCGGTCTGCCTGGGCAGCGTGGTGAGAGAGGGTTCCCCGGCTTGCCCGGCCCATCG gGCGAGCCCGGCAAGCAGGGCGCTCCTGGAGCATCTGGAGACAGGGGTCCTCCTGGCCCCGTGGGTCCTCCTGGCCTGACCGGTCCTGCAGGTGAACCTGGACGAGAG GGAAGCCCCGGTGCCGATGGTCCTCCTGGCAGAGATGGCGCGGCTGGAGTCAAG GGTGATCGTGGCGAGACTGGTGCCGCGGGAGCTCCTGGAGCCCCTGGGCCCCCTGGCTCTCCTGGACCCGCTGGTCCAACTGGCAAGCAGGGAGACAGAGGAGAAGCT GGTGCACAAGGCCCCATGGGACCCTCAGGACCAGCTGGAGCCCGGGGAATCCCG GGCCCTCAAGGCCCCCGCGGTGACAAAGGAGAGGCTGGAGAGCCTGGCGAGAGAGGCCTGAAGGGACACCGTGGCTTCACTGGTCTGCAGGGTCTGCCTGGCCCCCCT GGTCCTTCTGGAGACCAAGGTGCTTCTGGTCCTGCTGGTCCTTCTGGCCCTAGA GGTCCTCCTGGCCCCGTTGGTCCCTCTGGCAAAGATGGTGCTAATGGAATCCCTGGTCCCATTGGGCCTCCTGGTCCCCGTGGACGATCAGGCGAAACCGGCCCCGCT GGTCCTCCTGGAAATCCTGGACCCCCTGGTCCTCCAGGTCCCCCTGGCCCTGGCATCGACATGTCTGCCTTTGCTGGCCTTGGCCAGAGAGAGAAGGGCCCCGACCCCCTGCAGTACATGCGGGCCGACCAGGCAGCCGGTGGCCTGAGACAGCATGACGCTGAGGTGGATGCCACCCTCAAGTCCCTCAACAACCAGATCGAGAGCATCCGCAGCCCCGAGGGCTCCCGCAAGAATCCTGCCCGCACCTGCCGAGACCTGAAACTCTGCCACCCTGAGTGGAAGAGCG GAGACTACTGGATTGACCCCAACCAGGGCTGCACCTTGGATGCCATGAAGGTTTTCTGCAACATGGAGACTGGCGAGACCTGCGTCTACCCCAACCCAGCCAACGTTCCCAAAAAGAACTGGTGGAGCAGCAAGAGCAAGGAGAAGAAACACATCTGGTTTGGAGAAACCATCAACGGTGGCTTCCAC TTCAGCTATGGAGATGACAACCTGGCTCCCAACACTGCCAACGTCCAGATGACCTTCCTACGCCTGCTGTCCACGGAAGGCTCCCAGAACATCACCTACCACTGCAAGAACAGCATTGCCTACCTGGATGAAGCAGCTGGCAACCTCAAGAAGGCCCTGCTCATCCAGGGCTCCAACGACGTGGAGATCCGGGCAGAGGGCAATAGCAGGTTCACGTACACTGCCCTGAAGGATGGCTGCACG AAACACACCGGTAAGTGGGGCAAGACTGTCATCGAGTACCGGTCACAGAAGACCTCACGCCTCCCCATCATTGACATTGCACCCATGGACATAGGAGGGCCCGAGCAGGAATTCGGTGTGGACATAGGGCCAGTCTGCTTCTTGTAA
- the COL2A1 gene encoding collagen alpha-1(II) chain isoform X2, which produces MIRLGAPQTLVLLTLLVAAVLRCQGQDVRQPGPKGQKGEPGDIKDIVGPKGPPGPQGPAGEQGPRGDRGDKGEKGAPGPRGRDGEPGTPGNPGPPGPPGPPGPPGLGGNFAAQMAGGFDDKAGGAQMGVMQGPMGPMGPRGPPGPAGAPGPQGFQGNPGEPGEPGVSGPMGPRGPPGPPGKPGDDGEAGKPGKAGERGPPGPQGARGFPGTPGLPGVKGHRGYPGLDGAKGEAGAPGVKGESGSPGENGSPGPMGPRGLPGERGRTGPAGAAGARGNDGQPGPAGPPGPVGPAGGPGFPGAPGAKGEAGPTGARGPEGAQGPRGEPGTPGSPGPAGASGNPGTDGIPGAKGSAGAPGIAGAPGFPGPRGPPGPQGATGPLGPKGQTGEPGIAGFKGEQGPKGEPGPAGPQGAPGPAGEEGKRGARGEPGGVGPIGPPGERGAPGNRGFPGQDGLAGPKGAPGERGPSGLAGPKGANGDPGRPGEPGLPGARGLTGRPGDAGPQGKVGPSGAPGEDGRPGPPGPQGARGQPGVMGFPGPKGANGEPGKAGEKGLPGAPGLRGLPGKDGETGAAGPPGPAGPAGERGEQGAPGPSGFQGLPGPPGPPGEGGKPGDQGVPGEAGAPGLVGPRGERGFPGERGNPGAQGLQGPRGLPGTPGTDGPKGASGPAGPPGAQGPPGLQGMPGERGAAGIAGPKGDRGDVGEKGPEGAPGKDGGRGLTGPIGPPGPAGANGEKGEVGPPGPAGSAGARGAPGERGETGPPGPAGFAGPPGADGQPGAKGEQGEAGQKGDAGAPGPQGPSGAPGPQGPTGVTGPKGARGAQGPPGATGFPGAAGRVGPPGSNGNPGPPGPPGPSGKDGPKGARGDSGPPGRAGDPGLQGPAGPPGEKGEPGDDGPSGADGPPGPQGLAGQRGIVGLPGQRGERGFPGLPGPSGEPGKQGAPGASGDRGPPGPVGPPGLTGPAGEPGREGSPGADGPPGRDGAAGVKGDRGETGAAGAPGAPGPPGSPGPAGPTGKQGDRGEAGAQGPMGPSGPAGARGIPGPQGPRGDKGEAGEPGERGLKGHRGFTGLQGLPGPPGPSGDQGASGPAGPSGPRGPPGPVGPSGKDGANGIPGPIGPPGPRGRSGETGPAGPPGNPGPPGPPGPPGPGIDMSAFAGLGQREKGPDPLQYMRADQAAGGLRQHDAEVDATLKSLNNQIESIRSPEGSRKNPARTCRDLKLCHPEWKSGDYWIDPNQGCTLDAMKVFCNMETGETCVYPNPANVPKKNWWSSKSKEKKHIWFGETINGGFHFSYGDDNLAPNTANVQMTFLRLLSTEGSQNITYHCKNSIAYLDEAAGNLKKALLIQGSNDVEIRAEGNSRFTYTALKDGCTKHTGKWGKTVIEYRSQKTSRLPIIDIAPMDIGGPEQEFGVDIGPVCFL; this is translated from the exons GGCAACCAGGACCAAAG GGGCAGAAAGGAGAACCTGGAGACATCAAGGAT ATTGTAGGACCCAAAGGACCTCCTGGGCCTCAG GGACCTGCAGGGGAACAAGGACCCAGAGGGGATCGTGGTGACAAAGGTGAAAAA GGTGCACCTGGACCTCGTGGCAGAGATGGAGAACCTGGGACCCCTGGAAATCCTGGCCCCCCTGGCCCTCCTGGCCCCCCTGGCCCCCCTGGTCTTGGTGGA AACTTTGCTGCCCAGATGGCTGGAGGATTTGATGACAAGGCTGGTGGTGCTCAGATGGGAGTAATGCAAGGACCAATG GGCCCCATGGGACCTCGAGGACCTCCAGGCCCTGCAGGTGCTCCC gGGCCTCAAGGATTTCAAGGCAATCCTGGTGAACCTGGTGAACCTGGCGTCTCT GGTCCCATGGGTCCCCGTGGTCCTCCTGGTCCCCCTGGAAAGCCTGGTGATGAT GGCGAAGCTGGAAAACCTGGAAAAGCTGGTGAAAGAGGTCCTCCAGGTCCTCAG GGTGCTCGCGGCTTCCCAGGAACCCCAGGCCTTCCTGGTGTCAAAGGTCACAGA GGTTATCCAGGCCTGGACGGTGCTAAGGGAGAGGCGGGCGCCCCTGGTGTGAAG GGTGAGAGTGGTTCCCCCGGCGAGAACGGTTCTCCGGGCCCAATG GGTCCTCGTGGTCTGCCAGGTGAAAGAGGACGGACTGGCCCTGCTGGTGCTGCG GGTGCCCGGGGCAACGATGGTCAGCCAGGCCCTGCAGGGCCTCCG GGTCCCGTCGGTCCTGCTGGTGGTCCTGGCTTCCCTGGTGCTCCTGGAGCCAAG GGTGAAGCTGGCCCCACTGGTGCCCGTGGTCCTGAAGGTGCTCAAGGTCCTCGTGGTGAACCCGGTACTCCTGGGTCCCCTGGGCCTGCTGGTGCCTCT GGTAACCCTGGAACAGATGGAATTCCTGGAGCCAAAGGATCTGCT GGTGCTCCTGGCATTGCTGGTGCtcctggcttccctgggccacggGGTCCTCCTGGCCCTCAAGGTGCAACTGGTCCTCTGGGCCCGAAAGGTCAGACG GGTGAACCTGGTATTGCTGGCTTCAAAGGTGAACAAGGCCCCAAGGGAGAACCT GGCCCTGCTGGCCCCCAGGGAGCCCCTGGACCCGCTGGTGAAGAAGGCAAGAGAGGTGCCCGTGGAGAGCCTGGTGGCGTTGGGCCCATTGGTCCTCCCGGAGAAAGA GGTGCTCCTGGCAACCGCGGTTTCCCAGGTCAAGATGGTCTGGCAGGTCCCAAG GGAGCCCCTGGAGAGCGAGGGCCCAGTGGCCTTGCTGGCCCCAAGGGAGCCAATGGTGACCCTGGCCGTCCCGGAGAACCTGGCCTTCCTGGAGCCcgg GGTCTCACTGGCCGCCCTGGTGATGCTGGTCCTCAAGGCAAAGTTGGCCCTTCT GGGGCCCCTGGTGAAGATGGTCGTCCTGGACCTCCAGGTCCTCAGGGTGCTCGTGGGCAGCCTGGTGTCATGGGTTTCCCTGGCCCCAAAGGTGCCAAT GGTGAGCCTGGCAAAGCTGGTGAGAAGGGACTGCCTGGTGCTCCTGGTCTGAGA GGTCTTCCTGGCAAAGATGGTGAGACAGGTGCCGCTGGACCCCCTGGCCCTGCA GGACCTGCTGGTGAACGAGGCGAGCAAGGTGCTCCTGGGCCATCTGGGTTCCAG GGACTTCCTGGCCCTCCTGGTCCCCCAGGTGAAGGTGGAAAACCAGGTGACCAG GGTGTTCCCGGTGAAGCTGGAGCCCCTGGCCTCGTGGGTCCCAGG GGTGAACGAGGTTTCCCAGGTGAACGTGGCAATCCTGGTGCCCAGGGCCTCCAGGGTCCCCGTGGCCTCCCCGGCACTCCTGGCACTGATGGTCCGAAA GGTGCATCTGGCCCAGCAGGCCCCCCTGGGGCTCAGGGCCCTCCAGGTCTTCAGGGAATGCCCGGCGAGAGGGGAGCAGCTGGTATTGCTGGGCCCAAGGGTGACAGG GGTGATGTTGGTGAGAAAGGTCCCGAGGGAGCCCCTGGAAAGGATGGTGGGCGA GGTCTGACAGGTCCCATTGGCCCCCCTGGCCCGGCTGGTGCTAACGGTGAGAAG GGAGAAGTTGGACCTCCTGGTCCTGCAGGAAGTGCTGGTGCTCGTGGCGCTCCG GGTGAACGTGGAGAGACTGGACCCCCTGGACCAGCAGGATTTGCTGGGCCTCCT GGTGCTGATGGCCAGCCTGGGGCCAAGGGTGAGCAAGGAGAGGCTGGCCAGAAAGGTGACGCTGGTGCCCCTGGTCCTCAGGGCCCCTCTGGAGCGCCTGGGCCTCAG gGTCCTACTGGAGTGACTGGTCCTAAAGGAGCCCGAGGTGCCCAAGGTCCCCCG GGAGCCACAGGATTCCCTGGAGCTGCTGGCCGCGTTGGACCCCCAGGCTCCAAT GGCAACCCTGGACCCCCTGGTCCCCCTGGTCCTTCTGGAAAAGATGGTCCCAAAGGTGCTCGAGGAGACAGCGGTCCCCCTGGCCGAGCTGGTGACCCCGGCCTCCAAGGTCCTGCTGGACCCCCTGGCGAGAAGGGAGAGCCTGGAGATGACGGCCCCTCT GGTGCCGATGGTCCACCAGGTCCCCAGGGTCTGGCTGGTCAGAGAGGCATCGTCGGTCTGCCTGGGCAGCGTGGTGAGAGAGGGTTCCCCGGCTTGCCCGGCCCATCG gGCGAGCCCGGCAAGCAGGGCGCTCCTGGAGCATCTGGAGACAGGGGTCCTCCTGGCCCCGTGGGTCCTCCTGGCCTGACCGGTCCTGCAGGTGAACCTGGACGAGAG GGAAGCCCCGGTGCCGATGGTCCTCCTGGCAGAGATGGCGCGGCTGGAGTCAAG GGTGATCGTGGCGAGACTGGTGCCGCGGGAGCTCCTGGAGCCCCTGGGCCCCCTGGCTCTCCTGGACCCGCTGGTCCAACTGGCAAGCAGGGAGACAGAGGAGAAGCT GGTGCACAAGGCCCCATGGGACCCTCAGGACCAGCTGGAGCCCGGGGAATCCCG GGCCCTCAAGGCCCCCGCGGTGACAAAGGAGAGGCTGGAGAGCCTGGCGAGAGAGGCCTGAAGGGACACCGTGGCTTCACTGGTCTGCAGGGTCTGCCTGGCCCCCCT GGTCCTTCTGGAGACCAAGGTGCTTCTGGTCCTGCTGGTCCTTCTGGCCCTAGA GGTCCTCCTGGCCCCGTTGGTCCCTCTGGCAAAGATGGTGCTAATGGAATCCCTGGTCCCATTGGGCCTCCTGGTCCCCGTGGACGATCAGGCGAAACCGGCCCCGCT GGTCCTCCTGGAAATCCTGGACCCCCTGGTCCTCCAGGTCCCCCTGGCCCTGGCATCGACATGTCTGCCTTTGCTGGCCTTGGCCAGAGAGAGAAGGGCCCCGACCCCCTGCAGTACATGCGGGCCGACCAGGCAGCCGGTGGCCTGAGACAGCATGACGCTGAGGTGGATGCCACCCTCAAGTCCCTCAACAACCAGATCGAGAGCATCCGCAGCCCCGAGGGCTCCCGCAAGAATCCTGCCCGCACCTGCCGAGACCTGAAACTCTGCCACCCTGAGTGGAAGAGCG GAGACTACTGGATTGACCCCAACCAGGGCTGCACCTTGGATGCCATGAAGGTTTTCTGCAACATGGAGACTGGCGAGACCTGCGTCTACCCCAACCCAGCCAACGTTCCCAAAAAGAACTGGTGGAGCAGCAAGAGCAAGGAGAAGAAACACATCTGGTTTGGAGAAACCATCAACGGTGGCTTCCAC TTCAGCTATGGAGATGACAACCTGGCTCCCAACACTGCCAACGTCCAGATGACCTTCCTACGCCTGCTGTCCACGGAAGGCTCCCAGAACATCACCTACCACTGCAAGAACAGCATTGCCTACCTGGATGAAGCAGCTGGCAACCTCAAGAAGGCCCTGCTCATCCAGGGCTCCAACGACGTGGAGATCCGGGCAGAGGGCAATAGCAGGTTCACGTACACTGCCCTGAAGGATGGCTGCACG AAACACACCGGTAAGTGGGGCAAGACTGTCATCGAGTACCGGTCACAGAAGACCTCACGCCTCCCCATCATTGACATTGCACCCATGGACATAGGAGGGCCCGAGCAGGAATTCGGTGTGGACATAGGGCCAGTCTGCTTCTTGTAA